Proteins encoded within one genomic window of Elusimicrobiota bacterium:
- a CDS encoding sigma-70 family RNA polymerase sigma factor codes for MGDERRQEFKEKALPLLDELYGAALRMTRNPAAAEDLVADAFARAWKNIDQFSPGTNMRAWLYRILTNAYINHFRKKKREPEKVSVDAYEKIDLFHFFNKLAAHAPASPDPAKEVMGRLTNEEFRKALDALPDEYRAAVVLFDLQGLSYQEVADSLEIPLGTVRSRLARGRGLLQSSLHRHAVDAGLLEITP; via the coding sequence ATGGGTGATGAACGCCGCCAAGAATTTAAAGAAAAAGCCCTCCCCCTCCTGGACGAACTGTATGGGGCAGCCCTTCGTATGACCCGAAACCCCGCGGCGGCGGAAGACTTGGTGGCGGATGCCTTTGCCCGGGCCTGGAAAAACATCGATCAGTTCAGTCCCGGAACCAACATGCGCGCGTGGCTTTACCGCATCCTCACCAACGCCTACATCAATCATTTCCGAAAGAAAAAGCGCGAACCTGAGAAGGTTTCCGTTGACGCCTACGAAAAAATAGACCTCTTCCACTTTTTCAATAAATTGGCCGCGCACGCACCGGCGTCACCGGACCCCGCCAAAGAAGTCATGGGCCGTCTGACCAATGAAGAGTTTCGGAAAGCCCTGGACGCTCTCCCGGACGAATACCGGGCCGCCGTCGTCCTTTTCGATTTGCAAGGCCTTTCCTATCAAGAAGTGGCGGATTCTCTGGAAATCCCCCTGGGGACGGTTCGGTCCCGGTTGGCCCGGGGCCGCGGTCTTTTGCAATCGAGCCTCCACCGCCATGCCGTGGATGCGGGCCTTCTGGAGATCACCCCATGA
- a CDS encoding MFS transporter, which translates to MKPLPLPSRTSFLLRALRYPNYRLFFGGQIISLVGTWIGSTAISWLVYRLTGSGLALGVVGFVGQFPAFIITPFAGLVVDRWDRRKLLITTQTLSMVQSFALAFVVLTDRATLPALLVLAGLQGVVNAFDMPGRQALVVDLIEKKEDLGNAIALNSSLFNLARLVGPSLGGLLIVAVGEGVCFLADGVSYLAVIGALLAMRVRPRVIAPPQTQGTLNQLWEGWRYTFKSPTIRPILILLALSSLMGAPYMTLVPLFAGNVLGGGPHTLGFLMTAAGVGALAGALTLAGQKPDEKLRNWIPRGAGLFAVGLIAFSFSKTLWLSMGLLVVCGFGFMIQMATSNTLIQTTVDDDKRGRVMSLFIMAFLGVAPFGALIAGSLTEKIGAPHTLLVGGICVLAGTFWLNRKGKNGTGKDSNLRRA; encoded by the coding sequence ATGAAACCCCTACCTCTCCCCTCCCGAACTTCCTTTCTTTTGCGGGCCTTACGTTATCCCAATTACCGACTGTTTTTCGGCGGTCAAATCATTTCCCTGGTGGGGACATGGATTGGATCCACCGCGATCAGTTGGTTGGTTTATCGTTTAACCGGTTCTGGCCTAGCCCTGGGGGTGGTGGGTTTTGTGGGCCAATTTCCGGCTTTTATCATCACCCCCTTCGCGGGGCTCGTTGTCGATCGGTGGGACCGCCGGAAACTCCTCATCACAACCCAAACCCTCTCCATGGTCCAATCCTTTGCCTTGGCTTTCGTCGTTTTAACCGATCGAGCCACGCTCCCGGCTTTGTTGGTCCTGGCGGGGCTCCAAGGAGTCGTCAACGCCTTTGATATGCCGGGCCGCCAAGCTCTCGTGGTGGATTTGATCGAAAAAAAAGAAGATTTGGGGAACGCCATTGCGCTCAATTCCTCTTTGTTTAACCTCGCGCGGTTGGTGGGGCCCTCCCTGGGGGGACTCCTCATCGTGGCGGTGGGGGAAGGAGTATGTTTTCTGGCCGATGGGGTCAGTTATCTGGCGGTGATTGGGGCCCTCCTCGCCATGAGGGTCCGCCCCCGAGTGATTGCGCCTCCCCAAACCCAAGGCACGCTCAACCAACTGTGGGAAGGATGGCGTTACACATTTAAGTCACCCACCATTCGCCCCATCCTTATCCTGCTCGCTCTTTCGAGCCTCATGGGCGCCCCCTACATGACCCTGGTTCCCCTCTTTGCTGGGAACGTCTTGGGCGGGGGCCCCCACACCCTGGGGTTTCTCATGACCGCCGCCGGGGTGGGCGCTTTGGCCGGAGCCTTGACCCTGGCGGGGCAAAAACCGGACGAAAAATTACGGAACTGGATTCCCCGGGGAGCAGGACTTTTCGCGGTGGGATTAATCGCTTTTTCGTTCTCCAAAACCCTCTGGCTTTCCATGGGACTCTTGGTGGTGTGCGGGTTTGGATTTATGATTCAAATGGCGACCAGCAACACCCTGATTCAAACCACCGTGGACGACGATAAACGGGGCCGCGTCATGAGCCTTTTCATCATGGCGTTCCTGGGCGTCGCCCCCTTCGGGGCCCTCATCGCCGGAAGCCTCACCGAAAAGATCGGCGCCCCCCACACGCTTCTCGTGGGTGGAATCTGTGTGCTCGCGGGAACGTTTTGGTTGAACAGGAAAGGGAAAAACGGCACAGGGAAAGATTCGAACCTTCGAAGGGCGTAG
- a CDS encoding zf-HC2 domain-containing protein: protein MTNPFDPKHWHVCEEVIDRLHDFLNKRELTPADEEQIRQHLKQCPPCGGRFKFEERLVERLKESDPCECPERLRARVNTLLDLG from the coding sequence ATGACCAACCCGTTCGACCCGAAACATTGGCACGTGTGCGAGGAAGTCATCGATCGCCTTCACGACTTTTTGAACAAACGGGAACTCACCCCCGCGGACGAGGAACAAATTCGCCAACATCTGAAGCAATGCCCCCCGTGCGGCGGCCGATTTAAGTTTGAAGAGCGTTTGGTGGAACGATTGAAAGAATCGGACCCCTGCGAATGCCCCGAGCGTCTGAGGGCCCGCGTCAATACGCTCCTGGATTTGGGTTGA
- a CDS encoding thioredoxin family protein yields the protein MSLTPSTMLPLGTLAPAFRLPDVTTGQQVSLDDFSRFDALLVTFICRHCPYVKHIEKELARLGRDYARKSVGIVAISSNDAETHPDDGPTFLKEQAREAGFSFPYLYDETQATAKAYSAACTPDFFLFDKGRRLVYRGQLDDSRPGNNKPLTGKDLRAAIQAVLTSQPVTLKQFPSTGCNIKWKPGTPPTSIQ from the coding sequence ATGTCCCTCACCCCATCAACGATGTTGCCCTTAGGAACCCTGGCCCCGGCCTTTCGGCTGCCGGATGTCACGACCGGACAACAGGTTTCTCTGGATGACTTTTCACGTTTTGACGCTCTGCTGGTCACGTTCATTTGCCGCCATTGCCCCTACGTCAAACATATCGAGAAAGAATTGGCTCGCCTCGGTCGGGATTACGCGCGGAAAAGTGTGGGGATCGTGGCCATCAGCTCCAACGACGCCGAGACCCACCCGGACGATGGCCCCACGTTTCTAAAAGAACAGGCCCGGGAAGCCGGTTTTTCATTCCCGTACCTTTATGACGAAACCCAAGCCACGGCCAAGGCGTATTCGGCCGCCTGCACACCCGATTTTTTCCTGTTTGACAAAGGACGCCGGTTGGTCTACCGCGGCCAACTGGATGACAGCCGCCCCGGAAACAACAAACCGTTAACAGGGAAGGACCTTCGCGCCGCCATCCAAGCGGTTCTCACCAGTCAACCGGTCACCCTAAAACAGTTCCCCAGCACCGGGTGCAACATCAAGTGGAAACCCGGCACTCCCCCCACTTCAATTCAATAG
- a CDS encoding YifB family Mg chelatase-like AAA ATPase — protein MLAKVMSAAVIGIDGFIVHVEVDLSPGLPVFATVGLPDAAVRESKDRVVAAVRNSGFDFPVRRVTVNLSPADIKKEGTAFDLPMALGVLAADGLVSSERLSKHVLIGELALDGRVRPVRGVLPIALAAREAGVEALILPAANAAEAAVVEGLTLVPTSSLEETIRYLRGEWSPTVLPRPTEKKVLTEEGLDFADIRGQMFAKRALEVAAAGAHNILMIGPPGSGKTMLARRLPGLLPPLGFEESLETRKIHSVAGLGPSAPLGERPFRTPHHTISDVALIGGGSIPRPGEVSLAHNGVLFLDELPEFDRHVLEVLRQPLEEGSVTISRAARTVRFPARFTLVAAMNPCPCGYEGHPDRECVCPLFAVRKYRAKISGPLLDRIDMHIEVPALSLAEMTEDLPPGETTGVVRERVLTARALQKERLGPRGAGANALMNGKEVKAHCKLDAGSKALLKAAVSRLGLSARSFDRILKVSRTIADLAGSDVLREDHVAEAVGYRTLDRPAVPL, from the coding sequence ATGTTAGCGAAGGTGATGAGCGCCGCTGTGATCGGCATTGATGGGTTCATCGTTCATGTGGAGGTGGATCTGTCTCCGGGCTTACCGGTGTTTGCCACGGTGGGCTTGCCGGACGCCGCGGTGCGGGAATCGAAAGATCGTGTGGTGGCGGCGGTGCGGAACTCCGGTTTCGATTTCCCTGTGCGGCGGGTGACCGTGAACCTTTCTCCGGCGGACATCAAAAAAGAAGGGACAGCTTTCGATCTTCCCATGGCTTTGGGTGTTTTGGCGGCGGACGGATTGGTTTCTTCGGAGCGTTTGTCGAAACATGTTTTGATTGGTGAGTTGGCTCTGGATGGACGGGTGCGGCCGGTGCGGGGTGTTCTTCCCATCGCCCTCGCGGCTCGGGAAGCGGGGGTGGAAGCGCTGATCTTGCCGGCCGCCAACGCGGCCGAAGCGGCGGTGGTGGAAGGGCTTACGCTGGTTCCCACCTCCAGCCTTGAAGAGACCATTCGTTATCTGCGTGGCGAGTGGTCGCCCACGGTTCTCCCGCGCCCCACAGAGAAAAAGGTTTTAACAGAAGAGGGGCTGGATTTCGCGGATATCCGAGGCCAGATGTTTGCGAAGCGAGCCCTCGAGGTGGCCGCGGCGGGGGCCCACAACATTCTCATGATCGGCCCTCCAGGTTCAGGAAAAACCATGTTGGCCCGGCGCCTCCCCGGCCTCCTCCCCCCCCTGGGGTTTGAGGAGTCTCTTGAAACGCGGAAAATTCATTCGGTGGCCGGGCTCGGTCCATCGGCACCCCTGGGAGAACGGCCTTTTCGAACGCCCCATCACACCATCTCCGATGTGGCGTTGATCGGCGGTGGGTCCATCCCCCGGCCCGGCGAAGTTTCCCTGGCCCATAACGGCGTGCTCTTTTTAGATGAGTTGCCGGAGTTTGACCGGCACGTGTTGGAAGTTCTTCGGCAACCGCTGGAAGAGGGGTCGGTCACGATCTCCCGGGCGGCCCGGACGGTCCGTTTCCCGGCGCGGTTCACCCTGGTGGCAGCCATGAACCCTTGCCCCTGCGGCTACGAAGGCCACCCGGACCGGGAATGCGTGTGCCCGCTCTTCGCTGTGCGGAAATACCGGGCCAAAATATCGGGCCCGCTTTTGGACCGAATTGATATGCACATTGAAGTCCCCGCGCTCAGCTTGGCGGAAATGACGGAGGATCTTCCTCCGGGGGAAACCACAGGGGTTGTGCGGGAACGGGTGTTAACGGCCCGAGCTCTCCAGAAGGAGCGGTTGGGGCCCCGGGGGGCCGGGGCCAACGCGCTGATGAACGGGAAAGAAGTGAAGGCCCACTGTAAATTGGACGCGGGGTCAAAGGCTCTGCTGAAAGCCGCTGTTTCGCGGTTGGGTCTTTCCGCCCGTTCCTTTGACCGGATTTTAAAGGTGTCCCGGACCATCGCCGATTTGGCGGGGTCAGACGTTTTACGGGAAGACCACGTGGCCGAAGCGGTGGGCTATCGAACGCTCGATCGCCCGGCGGTCCCCCTGTAA
- a CDS encoding glycosyltransferase, translating into MSYAVAVGMAAVWGGSLFLTPWRDHVPAFLGLFALLFGLYVLEVVRKKPQGLFGWGFVIGTAVLFRSIAFFSPPSLSDDIHRYLWDGRVQAAGINPYQYAPADPALDVFRNPAQPPVNHPTVATLYPPLSQMAFRLAARVPTLSAQKALFAGLELCLLGLMVLFLSRRGQGPDRLLLYAWNPLLIVEFWSSGHMDSLGLLFLVAGVFAWEASLFRRAGGLWGLAFLGKFASLIFLPWMILRQRGRGILGYFLLVVLLGYAVYFLMPLSELSRFFQGAATYAQRWSFNASVYALLLKGTPWSTEMIKIVFAVVAGGVAGLLALTLEDRQVSVYAGIVIALSIALSPVVHPWYVLWILPFVTLYPCPSGIALTGLAALSYLVIPVYATTGMWKLPAWVPWVEYLPVYALLFWELQRTRRPHRVWSPTPLGPPRVCVVIPAVDEEDALPLVLKEIPQNLCSWVIVADNGSQDQTVQRARAAGANVVHEPSRGYGRAVQAALRAMPAEANVVVILDGDHSDFPEDLPVLLDPLVRGEADFVIGSRIRGGAPRGSLTWPQRVGNALACGVIRVYFGQPFTDLGPFRALRRDLLEDLSMEDPTFGWNVEMQVKALRRGARVREVPVRYRSRVGRSKISGTWSGVFRAGVRILWALVRYRVVPLVKPKNPIMVK; encoded by the coding sequence TTGTCCTATGCCGTCGCGGTCGGAATGGCGGCGGTGTGGGGGGGCTCTCTCTTCTTGACCCCCTGGCGCGACCATGTCCCGGCTTTCTTAGGGCTCTTCGCCCTTCTCTTCGGGTTGTATGTCCTGGAAGTGGTTCGCAAAAAGCCCCAGGGACTTTTCGGGTGGGGATTTGTCATCGGAACGGCGGTCCTCTTTCGAAGCATTGCTTTCTTTTCGCCTCCCAGCCTTTCCGATGACATCCACCGTTACTTGTGGGACGGGCGTGTCCAGGCGGCGGGGATCAATCCTTACCAATACGCTCCGGCGGATCCGGCCCTGGACGTTTTTCGGAACCCCGCGCAACCTCCCGTCAACCATCCCACGGTCGCGACCCTATACCCCCCCTTATCGCAGATGGCGTTCCGGCTGGCGGCTCGGGTCCCAACCCTCTCAGCCCAAAAAGCGCTCTTTGCGGGTTTAGAACTTTGTCTACTGGGGTTGATGGTTTTGTTCCTTTCTCGCCGGGGCCAAGGCCCTGATCGGTTGCTCCTTTACGCGTGGAACCCCCTCTTGATCGTCGAATTTTGGTCCTCAGGACACATGGATTCCCTGGGACTCTTGTTTCTGGTGGCGGGTGTTTTCGCGTGGGAGGCGAGTTTGTTTCGTCGGGCGGGGGGACTGTGGGGACTCGCTTTTCTGGGGAAGTTTGCTTCCCTGATCTTTTTGCCGTGGATGATCCTTCGCCAACGCGGTCGGGGGATTTTGGGCTATTTCCTTCTCGTGGTGCTGTTGGGATACGCGGTCTATTTTCTCATGCCCTTGTCGGAACTGAGCCGATTCTTTCAAGGGGCCGCCACCTACGCCCAGCGATGGTCTTTTAACGCGAGCGTTTACGCTCTTCTCCTGAAGGGGACCCCATGGTCGACGGAGATGATCAAAATTGTTTTCGCTGTTGTCGCGGGGGGCGTTGCCGGTCTCTTGGCCCTCACTTTAGAAGATCGGCAAGTTTCTGTTTACGCCGGAATAGTGATTGCCCTTTCGATCGCGCTCAGTCCGGTGGTTCATCCCTGGTATGTCCTCTGGATCCTTCCGTTCGTCACACTCTATCCCTGTCCATCGGGGATCGCCCTCACGGGACTGGCCGCCCTTTCCTACCTGGTGATTCCGGTGTATGCGACCACGGGAATGTGGAAACTTCCGGCGTGGGTCCCCTGGGTGGAATACCTTCCCGTGTATGCTCTTCTCTTCTGGGAACTTCAGCGGACCCGCCGACCGCACCGGGTCTGGTCGCCCACCCCCCTGGGTCCACCTCGGGTTTGTGTGGTTATTCCCGCGGTGGATGAGGAGGACGCGTTGCCCCTGGTGTTGAAGGAAATTCCTCAAAACCTGTGTTCTTGGGTGATCGTGGCCGACAACGGATCCCAGGATCAAACGGTTCAACGGGCAAGGGCCGCGGGGGCGAATGTGGTGCACGAACCTTCCCGCGGCTACGGCCGGGCGGTGCAAGCGGCTCTCCGGGCCATGCCCGCCGAGGCGAACGTGGTGGTCATTTTGGACGGGGATCATTCGGATTTCCCTGAAGATTTACCGGTGCTCTTGGATCCCCTCGTTCGCGGGGAAGCGGATTTTGTTATTGGGTCTCGGATTCGAGGGGGCGCTCCTCGGGGGTCGTTAACGTGGCCCCAGCGGGTGGGGAACGCTTTGGCGTGTGGAGTGATCCGGGTCTATTTCGGTCAACCGTTCACGGACCTCGGCCCTTTTCGGGCCCTTCGCCGCGATCTTCTGGAAGATCTTTCAATGGAAGACCCCACCTTTGGATGGAATGTGGAAATGCAGGTGAAGGCTCTTCGTCGTGGGGCGCGCGTGAGGGAAGTCCCTGTGCGGTATCGTTCCCGGGTGGGGCGGTCCAAAATTTCCGGCACCTGGTCGGGGGTCTTTCGTGCGGGGGTTCGTATTCTGTGGGCGTTAGTCCGCTATCGCGTGGTTCCCCTGGTGAAGCCCAAGAATCCTATAATGGTGAAATAA
- a CDS encoding clan AA aspartic protease: MGLVIADIQLKNPREDGISPMTVQALVDTGAVHLCIPQHTQIQLKLEEIDKKEVILASGDKILVPYVGPIEIRFKNRIGFAGALVMGDQVLLGAIPMEDMDLVVIPRLRTIDVNPESPNIASSIAK; the protein is encoded by the coding sequence ATGGGACTCGTCATTGCAGATATCCAATTAAAAAACCCCCGGGAAGATGGGATTTCACCGATGACGGTTCAGGCGTTGGTGGATACCGGGGCTGTCCATTTGTGCATCCCCCAACATACACAGATTCAACTTAAGTTGGAAGAAATTGACAAGAAGGAAGTCATTCTGGCCAGTGGCGACAAAATACTTGTCCCCTATGTCGGGCCCATTGAGATTCGATTCAAAAACAGAATCGGCTTCGCGGGGGCCCTTGTGATGGGAGACCAAGTTCTCCTCGGGGCCATCCCCATGGAAGACATGGACCTCGTTGTCATTCCCCGTCTCAGAACCATTGACGTTAATCCCGAAAGCCCCAACATCGCAAGCTCAATCGCAAAATAA
- a CDS encoding glycosyltransferase family 2 protein, translated as MFVSASLILGLYLFSLAVMVLFALHRFWILYLYIRYYKRAPRLETPPPPSEWPFVTVQLPVFNERYVVTRLIDAAAGLDYPKDRFEVQVLDDSTDDTSLLAAERASYWREHGVSVQHIRRVNRNGFKAGALAHGTELARGEYLAVFDADFVPPTEFLKKVIPHFQDPQLGLIQGRWGHLNRGFSFLTRLQGLYLDGHFVIEQTARNRGGAYFNFNGTAGVWRRRTIEASGGWSDDTLTEDLDLSYRAQMNGWRFLYLPDLVCEAELPPDMRSFRQQQHRWAKGAIQVGKKILPALWRSRAPWVAKVEGTVHLAGNLAHVVFLLLAVLLFPLLYLRATGAVPLWLGAVETSVFVVSASAVLLYYAYVRRESGESASLLSFHDLPALLAFGPGMSWNNSRAVISALFNHRSSFIRTAKFNVMGKKEAWKAKRYRPRGASWGVVEISGAVYFAVASVWGVRHEQAGTLPFLLLFFLGFSYVGLLTLVHAFRSREEG; from the coding sequence ATGTTCGTTTCAGCTTCTCTTATCCTGGGTCTCTATCTCTTTTCTTTAGCGGTGATGGTGTTGTTCGCCCTTCACCGTTTCTGGATTCTGTACCTTTATATTCGCTATTACAAACGGGCGCCGCGATTGGAGACCCCTCCTCCTCCGTCCGAATGGCCTTTCGTGACCGTTCAGCTCCCCGTCTTTAACGAACGCTACGTGGTGACCCGGTTGATCGATGCCGCGGCCGGGTTGGATTATCCCAAAGACCGATTTGAAGTTCAGGTGTTGGACGATTCCACGGATGATACGTCCCTTCTGGCCGCGGAACGGGCCTCCTATTGGAGGGAACACGGGGTGTCGGTTCAGCACATCCGTCGGGTCAACAGGAACGGATTCAAGGCAGGGGCTTTGGCCCATGGGACGGAATTGGCGCGGGGAGAATATTTGGCTGTTTTCGACGCTGATTTCGTTCCTCCAACGGAATTTTTAAAGAAAGTGATCCCGCACTTCCAGGATCCCCAGTTGGGGTTGATCCAGGGCCGATGGGGTCACCTCAATCGGGGTTTCTCCTTTCTGACGCGCTTGCAGGGGCTCTACCTGGATGGCCATTTCGTGATTGAACAAACAGCGCGAAATCGCGGTGGGGCCTATTTCAATTTTAACGGGACAGCGGGGGTTTGGCGGCGACGAACCATCGAAGCGTCGGGGGGATGGTCCGACGACACGCTGACGGAAGACTTGGACCTTTCCTACCGGGCCCAAATGAACGGATGGCGGTTCCTCTATCTTCCCGATCTCGTTTGCGAAGCTGAACTTCCACCCGACATGCGATCGTTTCGACAGCAACAACATCGTTGGGCCAAGGGGGCGATTCAGGTGGGGAAAAAGATCCTTCCCGCCCTTTGGCGGAGCCGTGCCCCCTGGGTCGCCAAAGTCGAGGGGACGGTTCATTTGGCGGGGAATTTGGCTCACGTGGTCTTCCTGTTGCTGGCGGTACTTTTGTTTCCACTTCTGTATTTGCGGGCCACGGGAGCTGTCCCCCTGTGGCTTGGAGCGGTGGAAACGAGCGTTTTTGTGGTCAGCGCGTCCGCGGTCCTTCTCTACTACGCCTACGTTCGCCGCGAATCGGGGGAATCGGCGAGCCTCTTGTCTTTCCATGATTTGCCAGCCCTGTTGGCCTTCGGGCCGGGGATGAGCTGGAACAACAGTCGGGCGGTGATCAGTGCCCTGTTCAACCACCGGTCCAGTTTCATTCGTACAGCCAAATTCAATGTGATGGGGAAGAAAGAAGCTTGGAAGGCTAAACGTTATCGCCCGCGCGGGGCGTCCTGGGGTGTGGTGGAGATTTCGGGGGCGGTCTACTTTGCGGTGGCGTCCGTTTGGGGCGTTCGTCACGAGCAAGCGGGGACCCTGCCGTTCCTGCTCCTTTTCTTCCTGGGTTTTTCGTATGTGGGTTTGTTGACGTTGGTTCACGCGTTTCGTTCGAGGGAGGAGGGGTGA